The Falco rusticolus isolate bFalRus1 chromosome 5, bFalRus1.pri, whole genome shotgun sequence genome has a segment encoding these proteins:
- the LOC119148130 gene encoding C-type lectin domain family 4 member E-like isoform X1, translating to MKEQFQGSACFALLCGSDPLLMMGSRTSLQHLWGSQSLARGCQQAVGVQTHLSYPAGSSGLGDSTLALCFSAPTEGRSCSWLNPWVFLVSVLVIKVAFVIICLAVFLHGSYGQYKTLLQNATEWHCVPNVSAGKKEVWMCCPKGWKRFQGSCYYLSTDVMSWDDSKQNCTGMGSHLVVINSEAEQEFLFNLAKGVFSNAYETKYYIGLTAYKNGQWQWVDQTPYNKAATFWKPREPNLLFAEKCAAIHVKGNKDSSTYSNWNNILCFTSCYRICEQAVKFV from the exons atgaaagagCAGTTTCAGGGCAGCGCCTGTTTTGCTCTACTCTGTGGGTCTGACCCACTGCTAATGATGGGCAGCAGGACCTCATTACAGCACCTGTGGGGCTCCCAGTCCTTGGCACGAGGGTGCCAGCAGGCTGTTGGGGTACAGACCCACCTGAGTTatcctgctggcagctctgggctgggggaTTCCACTCTTGCCTTGTGTTTTTCAGCCCCgacagaaggaagaagctgCTCCTGGCTGAACCCCTGGGTCTTCCTTGTTTCTGTCCTTGTCATCAAAGTTGCCTTTGTAATCATCTGCCTTG ctgttttccttcatgGAAGCTATGGCCAATACAAGACTCTGCTCCAGAACGCTACAGAGTGGCATTGTGTCCCCAATGTATCTGCAGGCAAAA AGGAGGTCTGGATGTGCTGCCCCAAGGGCTGGAAGCGCTTTCAAGGAAGCTGCTATTACCTGTCCACTGATGTGATGTCCTGGGATGACAGTAAGCAGAACTGCACTGGGATGGGCTCCCACCTGGTGGTGATCAACAGCGAAGCCGAGCAG GAGTTCCTCTTCAACCTGGCAAAAGGAGTATTTAGTAACGCCTATGAAACAAAATACTACATAGGTTTGACCGCTTACAAAAATGGGCAATGGCAGTGGGTGGATCAGACTCCATATAATAAGGCAGCCAC GTTCTGGAAACCCAGGGAACCCAATTTgctctttgcagaaaaatgtgCTGCAATTCATGTCAAGGGTAACAAAGATTCCAGCACCTACAGTAACTGGAATAACATCCTTTGCTTCACAAGTTGCTATCGAATTTGTGAACAGGCAGTCAAATTTGTCTGA
- the LOC119148133 gene encoding C-type lectin domain family 4 member A-like, protein MASEVTYAEVKFKNVSPAAVVKVPLDVKKRESHPQKYPLWLPWLTSLLLLLVCIALVVVLFEGGLTCCPKGWKRFQGSCYYLSTGAMSWDDSKQNCTGMGSHLVVINSEAEQDFLSSELRQISRTENYYIGLSAQEVGQWRWVDQTPFNVTAAFWRKDEPSNKDDQKCVVMHKFSPPPNNWNDVKCERHHRICEAAAVTV, encoded by the exons ATGGCATCAGAAGTCACCTACGCTGAGGTGAAGTTCAAGAATGTATCACCAGCTGCAGTGGTCAAAG TACCTCTTGATGTGAAGAAGCGTGAGTCCCATCCCCAGAAATACCCGCTATGGCTCCCATGGCTGACctcactgctgctcctcttggTGTGCATTGCCCTTGTTGTTGTTCTCTTTG AGGGAGGCTTGACGTGCTGCCCCAAGGGCTGGAAGCGCTTTCAAGGAAGCTGCTATTACCTGTCCACTGGTGCGATGTCCTGGGATGACAGTAAGCAGAACTGCACTGGGATGGGCTCCCACCTGGTGGTGATCAACAGCGAAGCCGAGCAG GATTTCCTCTCTAGTGAGCTAAGACAAATTTCAAGAACAGAGAATTACTACATCGGCCTGAGTGCACAGGAGGTGGGCCAGTGGCGCTGGGTGGACCAGACTCCATTTAATGTGACGGCAGC GTTCTGGAGGAAAGATGAACCCAGTAACAAGGATGATCAGAAGTGCGTTGTAATGCATAAGTTTTCACCACCACCTAACAACTGGAACGATGTCAAATGTGAGCGTCATCATCGAATTTGTGAAGCTGCAGCAGTAACTGTGTGA
- the LOC119148130 gene encoding C-type lectin domain family 4 member E-like isoform X2 yields the protein MNRRGRASPRTAAPTEGRSCSWLNPWVFLVSVLVIKVAFVIICLAVFLHGSYGQYKTLLQNATEWHCVPNVSAGKKEVWMCCPKGWKRFQGSCYYLSTDVMSWDDSKQNCTGMGSHLVVINSEAEQEFLFNLAKGVFSNAYETKYYIGLTAYKNGQWQWVDQTPYNKAATFWKPREPNLLFAEKCAAIHVKGNKDSSTYSNWNNILCFTSCYRICEQAVKFV from the exons ATGAACCGCCGAGGGAGAGCCAGTCCCAGAACCGCAG CCCCgacagaaggaagaagctgCTCCTGGCTGAACCCCTGGGTCTTCCTTGTTTCTGTCCTTGTCATCAAAGTTGCCTTTGTAATCATCTGCCTTG ctgttttccttcatgGAAGCTATGGCCAATACAAGACTCTGCTCCAGAACGCTACAGAGTGGCATTGTGTCCCCAATGTATCTGCAGGCAAAA AGGAGGTCTGGATGTGCTGCCCCAAGGGCTGGAAGCGCTTTCAAGGAAGCTGCTATTACCTGTCCACTGATGTGATGTCCTGGGATGACAGTAAGCAGAACTGCACTGGGATGGGCTCCCACCTGGTGGTGATCAACAGCGAAGCCGAGCAG GAGTTCCTCTTCAACCTGGCAAAAGGAGTATTTAGTAACGCCTATGAAACAAAATACTACATAGGTTTGACCGCTTACAAAAATGGGCAATGGCAGTGGGTGGATCAGACTCCATATAATAAGGCAGCCAC GTTCTGGAAACCCAGGGAACCCAATTTgctctttgcagaaaaatgtgCTGCAATTCATGTCAAGGGTAACAAAGATTCCAGCACCTACAGTAACTGGAATAACATCCTTTGCTTCACAAGTTGCTATCGAATTTGTGAACAGGCAGTCAAATTTGTCTGA